A stretch of Acropora muricata isolate sample 2 chromosome 7, ASM3666990v1, whole genome shotgun sequence DNA encodes these proteins:
- the LOC136923009 gene encoding uncharacterized protein isoform X1, with the protein MSEKGRGGKYWLSSIIPGTPVFAYCDMKTGDTDECTASPPVCHVKALCTNTIGSHRCTCKGGYTGNGTTCKGRNQRQLLAVGFSNTRIWQREKDIDECTASTPVCDIHFKCFNTRGSYRCQYNSSRESCQGILLDRKQKNLNLSDGLYTISVNSTSFQAYCDMTSSGQAWTLTARFSNNDAKNWMEDSGEWWYDKSVGVGDIADPSVNADMLSPAFWLVRGSEVKITPGDDPQHTTLLQTTGECLGGMTLAAKITSYGDFRNGRVWASDDCQGDCSVQYGGQFQATDGFRQAICNGSLQKAKQVGFWCDWENGDGAVLMIGGGGKDCQRADHGIGITEANQAYFLEWKHLEHDFGNEAWYSATITKTFSLNLWVN; encoded by the exons ATGAGTGAAAAGGGGCGTGGCGGCAAATACTGGCTGTCGTCTATCATTCCAGGAACACCCGTATTTGCTTACTGTGACATGAAGACCGGAG ACACTGATGAATGCACCGCTTCACCACCCGTTTGTCACGTGAAAGCGCTATGCACCAATACTATTGGCTCGCACCGCTGTACTTGCAAGGgtgggtacactggtaacgggaCAACATGCAAAGGAAGAAATCAGCGGCAACTACTGGCTGTCGGGTTTTCTAACACTCGCATTTGGCAACGTGAAAAAG ACATTGATGAATGCACAGCATCGACGCCCGTCTGTGACATACATTTCAAATGCTTCAATACACGGGGCTCCTACCGTTGCCAATACAACTCCAGCAGAGAAAGTTGTCAGG GTATACTTCTAGATAGAAAGCAGAAAAATCTCAATCTTAGTGACGGGTTATACACGATATCGGTTAACTCCACATCATTTCAG GCTTATTGTGATATGACAAGCTCAGGCCAAGCTTGGACTCTCACTGCTCGATTCTCAAACAATGATGCCAAAAATTGGATGGAAGATAGTGGAGAGTGGTGGTACGATAAGAGTGTCGGCGTTGGAGATATAGCTGACCCATCAGTCAACGCAGACATGCTCTCGCCAGCATTCTGGTTGGTCAGGGGCAGCGAAGTCAAGATCACGCCCGGTGATGACCCTCAGCACACCACATTGTTGCAGACAACTGGTGAATGTCTGGGTGGAATGACATTAGCAGCGAAAATCACCAGTTATGGTGACTTTAGAAATGGTAGAGTTTGGGCAAGTGATGACTGTCAGGGAGATTGCAGTGTTCAATATGGTGGCCAGTTTCAAGCAACCGATGGATTCAGGCAAGCTATATGCAATGGATCACTTCAAAAGGCAAAGCAAGTTGGCTTCTGGTGCGACTGGGAAAATGGTGATGGAGCGGTGTTGATGATTGGTGGAGGAGGGAAAGATTGTCAACGGGCAGATCACGGGATCGGAATAACCGAAGCGAATCAGGCCTATTTCTTGGAGTGGAAACACTTGGAACACGATTTTGGCAATGAGGCATGGTATAGCGCAACAATCACTAAGACCTTCTCTTTGAACCTGTGGGTAAATTAG
- the LOC136923009 gene encoding uncharacterized protein isoform X2 — protein MSEKGRGGKYWLSSIIPGTPVFAYCDMKTGDIDECTASTPVCDIHFKCFNTRGSYRCQYNSSRESCQGILLDRKQKNLNLSDGLYTISVNSTSFQAYCDMTSSGQAWTLTARFSNNDAKNWMEDSGEWWYDKSVGVGDIADPSVNADMLSPAFWLVRGSEVKITPGDDPQHTTLLQTTGECLGGMTLAAKITSYGDFRNGRVWASDDCQGDCSVQYGGQFQATDGFRQAICNGSLQKAKQVGFWCDWENGDGAVLMIGGGGKDCQRADHGIGITEANQAYFLEWKHLEHDFGNEAWYSATITKTFSLNLWVN, from the exons ATGAGTGAAAAGGGGCGTGGCGGCAAATACTGGCTGTCGTCTATCATTCCAGGAACACCCGTATTTGCTTACTGTGACATGAAGACCGGAG ACATTGATGAATGCACAGCATCGACGCCCGTCTGTGACATACATTTCAAATGCTTCAATACACGGGGCTCCTACCGTTGCCAATACAACTCCAGCAGAGAAAGTTGTCAGG GTATACTTCTAGATAGAAAGCAGAAAAATCTCAATCTTAGTGACGGGTTATACACGATATCGGTTAACTCCACATCATTTCAG GCTTATTGTGATATGACAAGCTCAGGCCAAGCTTGGACTCTCACTGCTCGATTCTCAAACAATGATGCCAAAAATTGGATGGAAGATAGTGGAGAGTGGTGGTACGATAAGAGTGTCGGCGTTGGAGATATAGCTGACCCATCAGTCAACGCAGACATGCTCTCGCCAGCATTCTGGTTGGTCAGGGGCAGCGAAGTCAAGATCACGCCCGGTGATGACCCTCAGCACACCACATTGTTGCAGACAACTGGTGAATGTCTGGGTGGAATGACATTAGCAGCGAAAATCACCAGTTATGGTGACTTTAGAAATGGTAGAGTTTGGGCAAGTGATGACTGTCAGGGAGATTGCAGTGTTCAATATGGTGGCCAGTTTCAAGCAACCGATGGATTCAGGCAAGCTATATGCAATGGATCACTTCAAAAGGCAAAGCAAGTTGGCTTCTGGTGCGACTGGGAAAATGGTGATGGAGCGGTGTTGATGATTGGTGGAGGAGGGAAAGATTGTCAACGGGCAGATCACGGGATCGGAATAACCGAAGCGAATCAGGCCTATTTCTTGGAGTGGAAACACTTGGAACACGATTTTGGCAATGAGGCATGGTATAGCGCAACAATCACTAAGACCTTCTCTTTGAACCTGTGGGTAAATTAG